A single Pirellulales bacterium DNA region contains:
- a CDS encoding serine protease, with protein MKRPGLICLGLFVGLWALSLKADTFRDVGALPPRATRSFAMSADPDLDLPTENTHPHPAVVRIIVPEKGSTSYGSGTLVDVNGEHGLVVTNWHVVSESASPPTVLFADGFRSLAQVVRADHDWDLAALVIWRPNAGPVRLATEAPRPGERLSIAGYGKGPYRLASGPCTNYLAPNTRLPREMVELKVIARQGDSGGPIFNGRGELAGVLWGEGNGYTTGSYCGRVRRFLSSVVPGSRPSDAEPTVTASPQIAASPPVAGALISIQSTASATLSANDRQAAGTMLANRPRTGPTTGDASAQHGAGSDTRAPASDWQTWLGRTRADQAKTLLAVVGAFALLIRMRRSVAPSAAA; from the coding sequence GTGAAACGGCCCGGTCTGATTTGTCTTGGCTTGTTCGTGGGCCTGTGGGCCCTGTCGCTGAAGGCAGATACCTTTCGCGACGTGGGCGCTTTGCCGCCGCGCGCCACGCGCTCTTTCGCCATGTCGGCCGACCCCGACCTCGATCTTCCGACCGAAAACACTCACCCGCATCCGGCGGTCGTGCGCATTATCGTGCCCGAAAAAGGGAGCACGTCCTATGGTTCCGGCACGCTGGTCGATGTCAACGGCGAGCACGGGTTGGTGGTCACGAACTGGCACGTAGTCAGCGAGTCGGCGAGTCCGCCGACGGTGTTGTTCGCCGACGGCTTTCGATCGTTGGCGCAGGTGGTGCGGGCCGATCACGATTGGGACCTGGCCGCGTTGGTGATCTGGCGGCCCAATGCCGGGCCGGTGCGGCTGGCGACGGAGGCGCCGCGGCCCGGCGAGCGGCTGTCGATCGCCGGCTACGGCAAAGGTCCTTACCGGCTGGCCAGCGGCCCTTGCACCAACTATCTGGCCCCAAACACGCGGTTGCCGCGCGAAATGGTCGAGTTAAAAGTGATTGCGCGGCAAGGCGATTCGGGCGGACCCATTTTCAACGGGCGGGGCGAGCTGGCCGGCGTCCTGTGGGGCGAGGGAAACGGCTATACCACCGGAAGCTACTGCGGCCGCGTGCGGCGGTTCTTGAGTTCCGTCGTTCCCGGCAGCCGACCGTCTGACGCCGAACCGACGGTCACCGCGTCTCCGCAGATCGCGGCGTCTCCGCCGGTGGCCGGTGCGCTGATTTCGATTCAATCGACCGCTTCGGCCACGTTGAGTGCGAACGACCGGCAAGCTGCTGGAACCATGCTGGCGAACCGTCCTCGAACCGGCCCGACTACCGGGGATGCCTCGGCACAACACGGCGCCGGTTCGGACACCCGTGCTCCGGCTTCCGACTGGCAGACCTGGCTGGGGCGTACCCGCGCCGATCAGGCCAAGACGCTGCTGGCGGTGGTGGGCGCATTCGCGCTTTTGATTCGTATGCGTCGCAGCGTTGCGCCGTCGGCGGCGGCGTAG